In Rutidosis leptorrhynchoides isolate AG116_Rl617_1_P2 chromosome 2, CSIRO_AGI_Rlap_v1, whole genome shotgun sequence, one genomic interval encodes:
- the LOC139894545 gene encoding probable RNA 3'-terminal phosphate cyclase-like protein isoform X2, which produces MGGRYLEHDCGLSRSIGYFLEPLIVLGLFGKNPLSIKLKGLELKIESREVVPNGGGQVTLSVPIIHNSLKFTWLWKIISC; this is translated from the exons ATGGGTGGGAGGTATTTGGAGCATGATTGTGGATTGAGTAGGTCAATTGGGTATTTTTTGGAACCTTTGATCGTGCTTGGTTTGTTTGGTAAAAACCCGCTTTCCATTAAACTCAAAG GTTTGGAGTTGAAGATTGAAAGCCGTGAAGTTGTCCCCAACGGTGGTGGACAGGTTACTTTATCGGTTCCTATTATTCACAATAGTTTGAAG TTCACCTGGTTATGGAAAATCATTAGTTGCTGA
- the LOC139892831 gene encoding myosin-11-like has protein sequence MEAPPGGVDDMTKLSYLHEPGVLQNLRTRYELNEIYTYTGNILIAINPFQKLPHLYDSHMMGEYKGAPFGELSPHVFAVADVSYRAMVKEGKSNSILVSGESGAGKTETTKMLMRYLAYLGGRKATEGRTVEQQVLESNPVLEAFGNAKTVRNNNSSRFGKFVEIQFDKHGRISGAAIRTYLLERSRVCQINDPERNYHCFYLLCAAPQEEIEKYKLGNPRSFYYLNQSKCYELADVNDAREYLATRRAMDIVGISKDEQEAIFRVTAAILHLGNIEFTKGKEVDSSVLKDDKAKFHLKMTAELLRCDPVGLEDALCKRVMITPEEIIRRSLDPLSAAVSRDGLAKTIYSRLFDWLVEKINVSIGQDRTSKNLIGVLDIYGFESFKNNSFEQFCINFTNEKLQQHFNQHVFKMEQEEYTKEAIDWSYIEFVDNQDVLDLIEKKPGGIIALLDEACMFPKSTHETFSNKLYQTFKNHKRFVKPKLSRTDFTIAHYAGEVQYKSNQFLDKNKDYVVPEHQDLLGDSKCPFVAALFPPIFEESPKSSKFSSIGSRFKLQLQQLMETLNATEPHYIRCVKPNNQLKPAIFENINILQQLRCGGVLEAIRISCAGYPTRRPFFEFINRFGLLAPETLTGCFDEKVACRMILEKKGIKGFQIGRTKVFLRAGQMAELDARRTEVLSSAAQTIQGLIRTHIAHKQFIELRKASIVVQSYSRGRLACKSFENLRRIRAAITIAKNLRRYRALKTYRRLRVSALKVQMIIRAQKARKEFKLRNKSKAAVKIQTRWRSCRYCSHYKRLKKGAVVTQCRWRGKLARRELRKLKMAARETGALKEAKDKLEKQLEDLTLRLQLEKRLRTDLEEAKVNEARKFQNSLDDLQRKLNEANATIIEEKEAARKAIAEAPPVIQEKEVIIEDTKKIESLTTEVTKLKAFLESEKQNSVDLQKKYAESQECCEERRKKLDDSENKVQQLQDTLSRLEEKLQNLESENKVFRQQAVSMAPNKFLLRSKSILQRSDSGHLYPETKPTIDLHSPSMNQRDFSEMDDKPQKSLNEKQIENQELLIKCIAQHIGFSGNRPIAACIIYKCLLQWRSFEVERTTVFDRIIQTIGQAIEKSQDNNDILAYWLSNASTLLLLLQRTLKAGGATAGLGPQRRRSSATLFGRMNTSFRGAPQGLNLSVLNGSLSALDAVSQVEAKYPALLFKQQLTAYVEKIYGLIRDNLKKEISPLLGLCIQAPRTSRASLVKGASRSVNNAAQQALIAHWQGIVKSLGDFLNTLKRNHVPPFLVRKIFTQIFSFINVQLFNSLLLRRECCSFSNGEYVKAGLAELKEWCYNATDEYAGSAWEELKHIRQAIGFLVIHQKPKKTLEEISRGLCPVLSVQQLYRISTMYWDDKYGTHSVSPDVISSMRVMMTEENNVVSNSFLLDDDSSIPFSVDDISKSMEQIEISDVEPPPLIRENSGFSFLLPRADMTH, from the exons ATGGAAGCTCCACCTGGCGGTGTTGATGACATGACAAAACTATCATATTTACATGAGCCAGGAGTCTTGCAGAACTTAAGAACAAGATACGAACTCAACGAAATATAC ACATACACTGGAAATATTCTAATTGCTATAAACCCGTTCCAAAAGTTACCTCATTTGTATGATAGCCATATGATGGGTGAATATAAGGGTGCACCATTTGGAGAATTGAGTCCCCATGTATTTGCAGTTGCTGATGTGTCATACAG GGCTATGGTTAAGGAGGGAAAAAGCAATTCGATTCTAGTTAGTGGTGAAAGTGGGGCAGGTAAAACGGAAACAACGAAAATGCTTATGCGGTACCTTGCTTATTTGGGTGGCCGGAAAGCTACCGAAGGTCGCACGGTTGAACAACAAGTTCTAGAA TCAAATCCAGTTCTTGAAGCGTTTGGCAACGCGAAAACTGTCAGAAATAACAATTCCAG CCGTTTTGGAAAGTTTGTTGAGATACAATTTGATAAGCACGGGAGAATATCAGGAGCAGCTATCAGGACTTATCTTTTAGAAAGGTCTCGTGTTTGTCAAATAAATGATCCCGAGCGTAACTATCATTGTTTTTACCTTCTATGTGCAGCACCACAAGAG gaAATTGAGAAGTATAAGTTGGGAAATCCGAGATCTTTTTATTATCTAAATCAGTCAAAATGCTATGAGTTGGCTGATGTTAATGATGCTCGTGAATATCTTGCAACGAGGAGAGCTATGGATATTGTTGGAATAAGCAAAGATGAGCAG GAAGCAATTTTTAGAGTTACTGCTGCTATTCTTCATCTTGGAAATATCGAATTCACTAAAGGAAAAGAGGTCGATTCTTCAGTTTTAAAAGACGATAAAGCTAAATTTCATCTAAAGATGACTGCAGAACTTCTcag GTGTGATCCAGTGGGCTTGGAAGATGCATTGTGTAAACGAGTGATGATTACTCCTGAAGAAATTATAAGACGAAGTCTCGATCCCCTAAGTGCAGCAGTAAGCAGGGATGGGTTGGCTAAAACAATATATTCTAGATTATTTGATTG GTTGGTGGAAAAAATTAATGTCTCAATTGGACAAGATCGTACCTCTAAAAATCTGATTGGGGTCCTTGATATTTACGGTTTTGAAAGCTTCAAGAACAACAG CTTTGAGCAATTTTGTATCAACTTCACAAATGAAAAACTGCAACAACACTTTAACCAGCATGTGTTTAAGATGGAGCAAGAAGAGTATACAAAAGAGGCTATTGATTGGAGCTACATTGAGTTTGTTGATAACCAAGATGTTCTTGATCTCATTGAAAAG AAACCGGGTGGAATCATTGCGTTATTAGACGAAGCTTG TATGTTCCCAAAGTCTACACATGAAACATTTTCAAACAAGCTTTATCAGACCTTCAAAAATCACAAACGCTTTGTGAAGCCGAAGTTATCTCGTACAGATTTCACAATTGCACATTATGCTGGAGAG GTCCAATACAAATCTAATCAATTTCTTGACAAAAATAAAGATTATGTTGTACCAGAACACCAAGATCTATTGGGCGATTCTAAATGTCCCTTTGTAGCTGCCCTTTTCCCTCCCATTTTTGAAGAATCTCCAAAATCTTCCAAATTTTCATCAATCGGGTCTCGTTTTAAG TTACAACTGCAACAACTGATGGAAACACTAAATGCAACGGAACCTCACTATATTAGATGTGTAAAACCAAATAATCAACTGAAACCTGCCATATTTGAAAATATCAACATCTTGCAACAACTACGTTGTGGT GGTGTTTTGGAGGCAATCAGAATTAGTTGTGCTGGTTACCCTACTCGGCGTCCGTTCTTCGAGTTTATAAACCGATTTGGACTTCTCGCACCTGAAACCTTAACAGGATG CTTTGATGAAAAAGTTGCTTGCAGAATGATTTTAGAAAAGAAAGGAATCAAAGGCTTTCAG ATTGGTAGAACAAAGGTATTTTTGAGGGCTGGACAGATGGCAGAATTAGATGCGAGAAGGACCGAAGTCCTAAGTAGTGCAGCACAAACAATACAAGGCTTGATACGAACTCATATCGCTCACAAACAGTTTATTGAACTTCGGAAGGCCTCCATTGTAGTACAATCTTATTCTAGAG GTAGATTGGCTTGCAAAAGTTTTGAGAACCTAAGAAGAATAAGAGCTGCTATAACGATCGCGAAGAACTTACGTAGATACCGTGCTTTGAAGACCTATCGTAGGCTGCGGGTGTCTGCACTTAAGGTGCAGATGATCATACGTGCACAAAAGGCTCGCAAGGAATTCAAATTGCGCAACAAATCTAAAGCCGCAGTTAAAATACAG acTCGATGGCGTAGTTGCAGATATTGTTCACACTACAAAAGGCTAAAGAAGGGAGCTGTAGTTACACAATGCAGATGGAGGGGGAAACTGGCAAGGAGAGAGTTACGAAAACTTAAAATG GCTGCACGAGAAACGGGCGCACTTAAAGAAGCAAAAGATAAGCTTGAAAAACAATTGGAAGATCTTACATTGCGCTTACAGTTGGAAAAAAGATTGAGG ACTGACTTGGAAGAAGCAAAAGTTAATGAGGCGCGTAAATTCCAAAATTCTTTGGATGATTTGCAACGAAAACTCAATGAAGCAAATGCGACAATAATCGAAGAAAAAGAAGCAGCTAGGAAAGCTATTGCCGAAGCACCTCCTGTTATTCAGGAAAAAGAAGTTATCATTGAAGATACTAAAAAAATCGAATCTTTGACTACCGAAGTCACTAAATTAAAG GCATTTTTGGAGTCAGAAAAGCAAAACTCGGTTGATCTACAGAAGAAGTATGCTGAATCTCAAGAGTGCTGTGAAGAAAGGCGCAAAAAGTTGGACGATTCAGAAAATAAAGTTCAACAGTTACAGGATACTCTTAGCAG GTTGGAAGAAAAGCTCCAGAATTTGGAATCGGAGAATAAAGTTTTCCGCCAACAAGCTGTGTCTATGGCACCTAATAAATTCCTCTTACGTTCAAAATCTATCCTGCAg AGGTCTGATAGCGGTCATCTATATCCAGAGACAAAGCCGACTATT GATTTGCATAGTCCGTCGATGAACCAACGGGATTTTTCAGAAATGGATGACAAACCACAAAAATCGCTTAACGAAAAACAGATAGAGAATCAGGAGTTGCTTATTAAATGCATTGCACAACATATAGGATTTTCAGGGAACAGACCAATTGCAGCTTGTATTATTTACAAATGCCTTCTTCAATGGAGATCCTTCGAAGTTGAACGTACAACTGTCTTTGACCGCATCATTCAAACCATTGGTCAAGCAATTGAG AAATCTCAAGATAACAATGATATATTGGCGTATTGGTTATCGAATGCTTCAACTCTTTTGCTTCTACTTCAACGTACTCTCAAAGCAGGTGGTGCCACAGCTGGATTGGGCCCACAACGTCGTCGATCATCGGCTACTCTTTTTGGCAGGATGAATACT AGTTTTCGTGGAGCTCCTCAAGGACTGAACCTTTCGGTACTTAATGGAAGCCTAAGTGCGTTAGATGCCGTAAGCCAAGTTGAAGCTAAGTACCCTGCTTTGCTTTTCAAGCAGCAACTTACGGCTTACGTCGAAAAGATAtacggattgattcgagataatttgAAGAAAGAGATATCTCCATTGCTTGGGTTGTGTATTCAG GCACCAAGAACGTCGAGGGCAAGCCTAGTAAAGGGAGCATCACGCTCGGTTAATAATGCCGCTCAACAAGCTTTAATTGCTCATTGGCAAGGGATTGTGAAGAGTCTCGGAGATTTCTTAAACACATTAAAAAGAAATCAT GTACCACCATTTTTGGTCCGAAAAATTTTTACACAGATATTTTCATTCATCAATGTTCAACTGTTTAATAG TCTTCTTTTGAGGCGTGAATGTTGTTCATTCAGCAACGGTGAATATGTGAAAGCTGGACTTGCTGAATTAAAAGAGTGGTGTTATAATGCAACCGATGAG TATGCAGGTTCAGCATGGGAGGAGCTAAAGCATATACGGCAAGCTATTGGGTTTCTG GTGATTCATCAAAAGCCGAAGAAAACACTTGAGGAAATAAGCCGCGGCCTTTGTCCT GTTCTTAGTGTACAGCAGTTGTACAGGATCAGTACAATGTATTGGGATGATAAATACGGCACACATAGTGTGTCACCCGAT GTTATATCTAGCATGAGAGTGATGATGACAGAAGAAAACAATGTTGTAAGCAATTCATTCCTGTTGGATGATGATTCCAG CATTCCATTTTCGGTTGATGATATATCGAAGTCAATGGAACAAATAGAAATCTCAGACGTTGAGCCTCCACCTTTAATCCGTGAGAACTCAGGATTTAGCTTTTTGTTGCCACGAGCCGACATGACACATTAG
- the LOC139894545 gene encoding probable RNA 3'-terminal phosphate cyclase-like protein isoform X1 codes for MNETGTKLKYKPGIVMGGRYLEHDCGLSRSIGYFLEPLIVLGLFGKNPLSIKLKGLELKIESREVVPNGGGQVTLSVPIIHNSLKFTWLWKIISC; via the exons GAACGAAGTTGAAATACAAGCCAGGGATAGTGATGGGTGGGAGGTATTTGGAGCATGATTGTGGATTGAGTAGGTCAATTGGGTATTTTTTGGAACCTTTGATCGTGCTTGGTTTGTTTGGTAAAAACCCGCTTTCCATTAAACTCAAAG GTTTGGAGTTGAAGATTGAAAGCCGTGAAGTTGTCCCCAACGGTGGTGGACAGGTTACTTTATCGGTTCCTATTATTCACAATAGTTTGAAG TTCACCTGGTTATGGAAAATCATTAGTTGCTGA